From a single Kitasatospora sp. NBC_00458 genomic region:
- a CDS encoding FHA domain-containing protein, translating into MATVIYRCPVGAPGECPTSGTRGYCQVHFFVELERHDPAQDAPPPAPTTSQPAPPPAPAAPAGGTPDAATRPARPARPVVRLALVIAGALLPVRGEHQRGGGGLAIGRDEPDCAAIPGLAGFDQLSRHHARLRWIDGVLHVEDLGSTNGTHVDDRPVDGPTAVWPGHRLRFAEDIDVQVIEIDEFGAPR; encoded by the coding sequence GTGGCGACCGTGATCTACCGCTGCCCGGTGGGAGCACCGGGGGAGTGTCCGACCTCCGGCACCCGCGGGTACTGCCAGGTGCACTTCTTCGTGGAGCTGGAGCGGCACGACCCGGCGCAGGACGCGCCTCCGCCCGCCCCGACGACCTCTCAGCCCGCCCCTCCGCCCGCCCCGGCGGCCCCCGCGGGCGGCACACCCGACGCGGCCACCCGGCCCGCCCGGCCCGCCCGGCCGGTGGTGCGGCTGGCGCTGGTGATCGCGGGCGCGCTGCTGCCGGTCCGCGGCGAACACCAGCGCGGCGGCGGCGGGCTGGCCATCGGCCGGGACGAACCGGACTGCGCCGCGATCCCCGGTCTGGCCGGGTTCGACCAGCTCTCCCGGCACCACGCGCGGCTGCGCTGGATCGACGGGGTCCTCCACGTCGAGGACCTGGGATCGACCAACGGCACCCACGTCGACGACCGCCCGGTCGACGGGCCGACCGCGGTGTGGCCGGGGCACCGGCTGCGGTTCGCGGAGGACATCGACGTCCAGGTGATCGAGATCGACGAGTTCGGCGCTCCCCGGTGA
- a CDS encoding 4Fe-4S single cluster domain-containing protein has protein sequence MYRPVTSLGPGRRLGVWFQGCTLACPGCMSRHTWEPSAGRELTTARFAALWRAALADGIDGLTVSGGEPLEQAPALAALLAAADEERRRSGRAADLLVYTGWEPEELAADPATASALSGADAVVTGRYRAGQPTTLAWRGSANQRLVTRTALGRERYAPYLDHRPERPELQVHVTEGEVRVIGVPRPGDLGRIERDLVRRGVTLRETSWRP, from the coding sequence GTGTACCGGCCGGTCACCTCGCTCGGACCGGGCCGGCGGCTGGGCGTCTGGTTCCAGGGGTGCACCCTGGCCTGCCCCGGCTGCATGTCCCGCCACACCTGGGAGCCCTCCGCCGGACGGGAGCTGACGACCGCGCGGTTCGCGGCCCTGTGGCGTGCGGCGCTGGCCGACGGCATCGACGGCCTCACCGTGAGCGGCGGCGAACCGCTGGAGCAGGCGCCCGCCCTCGCCGCCCTGCTCGCCGCCGCCGACGAGGAGCGCCGCCGCTCCGGCCGGGCAGCCGACCTGCTGGTGTACACCGGCTGGGAGCCGGAGGAACTGGCCGCCGACCCGGCGACCGCCTCCGCGCTGTCCGGCGCCGACGCGGTCGTCACCGGCCGCTACCGGGCCGGGCAGCCGACCACGCTGGCCTGGCGCGGTTCGGCCAACCAGCGGCTGGTGACCCGCACGGCCCTCGGCCGGGAGCGCTACGCGCCCTATCTGGACCACCGCCCCGAGCGGCCGGAACTCCAGGTGCACGTCACCGAGGGCGAGGTCCGGGTGATCGGGGTGCCGCGCCCCGGCGACCTGGGCCGGATCGAACGGGACCTGGTCCGGCGCGGCGTGACCCTCCGGGAGACTTCGTGGCGACCGTGA
- a CDS encoding AAA family ATPase, whose protein sequence is MSGGNVGRDGAGGADGGRADLRKDAPPDTPQGTAEDPARGAAPEDGDDGRTATPSWIRELDMALTVYPQVLLTGNVRDQYLLPDDHAAGSSPTLAPYTLSGVIESLCMARGYGALAFVDQVNDRIALLRLSATLQEVPEVIREFAERDERWRRGGGAGGSAGGSDDEDEPDMLDRLRDAMVGVVRHPGPPVGLVVPYAARLGSARAPVAGEAARLFAAAEELGHTARPVQGSTVVTPYNTVFWVVERQEDLPMEFAVGSRAVRVINVPQPPHDQRLAAARHVVGGLARYQAATGGAALDAAETAAAAKALADSSHGMGSSEVMAIGRMALDRSLPVQRLDEAARLYRIGVLDNPWATAALRERIADGERFLNGKVIGQPYAVRRTLEIFMRSAAGLNGAQSSSSPSRPRGTLFLSGPTGVGKTELAKGVAEMILGKDARPIRFDMSEFAEEHARDRLIGAPPGFVGHDAGGELTNAVRANPMSVLLFDEIDKANPRLFDLFLQILEDGRLTDGRGATVYFTECVLVFTSNLGIATTGVTERPGGRGRGTSAGHGGPAADPAADPAGGQAPDPAADPVPQAGDPAQEGSERTGRRRLTRHDDPAVVRQALREAFDLFFNEQIRRPELRNRFGDNFIPMDFMQDKWVPQILDKAIASVAGRIREVHGAELTVADDAWEVLRVEATRRLDHGGRGVLTAVESALVNPLSQEIFRTPPKRGERIEVASVEGDGDGEGYRLEVNRWPG, encoded by the coding sequence GTGAGCGGTGGGAACGTGGGCAGGGACGGCGCGGGCGGCGCGGACGGCGGGAGGGCGGACCTGCGGAAGGACGCGCCACCGGACACGCCGCAGGGCACGGCGGAGGACCCGGCACGGGGAGCGGCGCCGGAGGACGGCGACGACGGTCGTACGGCCACGCCCAGTTGGATCCGCGAGCTGGACATGGCGCTCACCGTCTACCCGCAGGTGCTGCTGACCGGCAACGTCCGTGACCAGTACCTGCTGCCGGACGACCACGCCGCCGGCAGCAGCCCGACCCTCGCCCCCTACACGCTGAGCGGGGTGATCGAGTCGCTCTGCATGGCCCGCGGCTACGGCGCGCTCGCCTTCGTCGACCAGGTGAACGACCGGATCGCCCTGCTGCGGCTGAGTGCGACGCTCCAGGAGGTCCCGGAGGTGATCCGGGAGTTCGCCGAGCGCGACGAGCGGTGGCGGCGCGGTGGCGGGGCGGGCGGCTCGGCGGGCGGCTCGGACGACGAGGACGAGCCGGATATGCTGGACCGGCTGCGCGACGCGATGGTGGGAGTGGTCCGCCACCCCGGCCCGCCGGTCGGGCTGGTCGTCCCGTACGCGGCGCGGCTCGGCTCGGCGCGCGCCCCCGTCGCCGGGGAGGCCGCCCGGCTGTTCGCCGCCGCCGAGGAGCTCGGCCACACCGCCCGCCCGGTGCAGGGCAGCACGGTCGTGACGCCGTACAACACGGTGTTCTGGGTGGTGGAGCGGCAGGAGGACCTGCCGATGGAGTTCGCGGTCGGCAGCCGCGCGGTACGGGTGATCAACGTGCCGCAGCCGCCGCACGACCAGCGGCTCGCCGCCGCCCGGCACGTGGTCGGCGGGCTGGCCCGCTACCAGGCGGCGACCGGTGGGGCGGCGCTCGACGCGGCGGAGACCGCCGCCGCCGCGAAGGCGCTCGCCGACTCCTCCCACGGCATGGGCAGTTCGGAGGTGATGGCGATCGGCCGGATGGCGCTGGACCGCAGCCTGCCGGTCCAGCGGCTGGACGAGGCGGCCCGGCTCTACCGGATCGGCGTGCTCGACAACCCGTGGGCCACCGCCGCGCTGCGCGAGCGGATCGCCGACGGCGAGCGGTTCCTCAACGGCAAGGTGATCGGACAGCCGTACGCCGTGCGCCGCACGCTGGAGATCTTCATGCGCTCGGCGGCCGGGCTGAACGGCGCGCAGTCGTCCAGCTCGCCGAGCCGGCCGCGCGGCACCCTCTTCCTCTCCGGCCCGACCGGGGTCGGGAAGACCGAACTCGCCAAGGGCGTCGCCGAGATGATCCTCGGCAAGGACGCCCGGCCGATCCGCTTCGACATGAGCGAGTTCGCCGAGGAGCACGCCCGGGACCGGCTGATCGGCGCCCCGCCGGGGTTCGTCGGCCACGACGCGGGGGGCGAGCTGACCAACGCGGTCCGCGCCAACCCGATGAGCGTGCTGCTCTTCGACGAGATCGACAAGGCGAACCCGCGGCTGTTCGACCTGTTCCTGCAGATCCTGGAGGACGGCCGGCTCACCGACGGGCGCGGCGCCACCGTCTACTTCACCGAATGCGTCCTGGTCTTCACCTCGAACCTCGGGATCGCCACGACCGGGGTGACGGAGCGCCCCGGGGGCCGGGGGCGGGGGACGTCGGCGGGGCACGGCGGGCCTGCCGCCGACCCGGCGGCCGACCCGGCCGGCGGCCAGGCACCGGATCCGGCCGCCGACCCCGTCCCGCAGGCCGGCGACCCGGCGCAGGAGGGATCCGAGCGCACCGGCCGCCGCCGGCTCACCCGGCACGACGACCCGGCGGTGGTCCGCCAGGCGCTGCGCGAGGCCTTCGACCTCTTCTTCAACGAACAGATCCGGCGGCCGGAGCTGCGCAACCGGTTCGGCGACAACTTCATCCCGATGGACTTCATGCAGGACAAGTGGGTGCCGCAGATCCTGGACAAGGCGATCGCCTCCGTGGCGGGCCGGATCCGGGAGGTGCACGGCGCCGAGCTGACCGTCGCCGACGACGCCTGGGAGGTGCTCCGGGTCGAGGCGACCCGGCGGCTCGACCACGGCGGGCGCGGCGTCCTGACCGCCGTCGAGTCGGCGCTGGTCAACCCGCTGTCCCAGGAGATCTTCCGGACCCCGCCGAAGCGCGGCGAGCGGATCGAGGTGGCGTCGGTCGAGGGCGACGGGGACGGCGAGGGCTACCGGCTGGAGGTGAACCGTTGGCCGGGGTGA